AATACCCAAGCAATACCAGACCCAATCCCTATGAGTGTAAACATATTGAGATTCCAAGTGACAATAGATTTGTAAGCCCGTTCAAAAAACATCCAAGTAGCATAAAACACCACGGGAATTGACAATGCAAACTGAATCCAGTTCCAATATTTTTGCTCTAAAAGGTCATACATAGGATTATGGTCTAACATTTCAGACATGGCCAATAGAAAAATAGGAATTGTAAATGCTACTGAAATCCAGAACTTTTTCAATAGCTTTTTATAGGTTTTGTCTTCTTCGGAAGTATCTGCTTCCATGGGTACTAAATCCATTCCACAAATAGGGCACGAACCTGGTTCGTCTTTTACAATTTCAGGGTGCATAGGGCAAGTGAACTGCGTGCCTGTTGATGCAACCGTCCTTTCTTCTACCAAGTCCATCCCACAAACAGGACAATCTCCAGGTTTATCATAGGTCTTATCCCCTTCACAATGCATGGGACAATAATAGACTCCCCCTTGCTCCCTTCCATTATTGGAGATTTGTGCGTCTTCTTTATTGTGTTTCAATGAATTCTTCCCCTTTGGGGAGGTTAGGTGGGGCTTTTCTCCTAAATTATGGATACTATATCTAGATCCCTCACTTTTTAAAGCCTTTTGAAATGTTTCAATGGGAATATGAGTCTCCATTTCTATAACGGCTTCTGCTTTTTCTAAATTGACCGTTGCATTTAAAACACCTTTAACTTTTGAAAGCGTTTCCTCCACATGGCTGCGGCAACCCATGCAAGTCATTCCGTGTATATGATATGTGTGTGTCATCTGTTTATTTTTATTGTTTTTTAACTGTCAGATGGAACACCCTGAATAACCATCCTCATATGTATGAATACTATTCTCAAGGGTGTTTCATGGCATTAAGATTTTAATTTATTGACCAAAATTACCATCTAAAGTTACGTGCGATGTACACAATTTTGGAAAAAATTTATATAATTTGGTCCAACGTTTTTCTATCCCAATTTTGTAATAATCTGTATGAACTCATGGACATACCTGTTACGGTTTTAAATTGACGGGATAAATGACTGCTGTTATTGTAATTGAGAGCATAAGCTATTTCTGAAAAGTTTAATTGTCCTAATTGAATAAGTTCCTTAACACGTTCTATTTTAAGATTGATCAAGTATTTCTCTATAGTTATCCCTTCTTTTTTACTGAATAGCTTACTTAAGGCAGAATATGATTTGTTAAAATGTTTGCTCAGAAAAGTCGATAAATTATTGATTTCGTTTGATTCTATTTTTTTGATGAGTGACATTTTTAGATGTTCTATCAACGCATCGGTTTCATCTTTTATGATTTCAAAGCCATGGTGCTTCAAAAGGGATTCCACAATCGGATCATCATCAGACGTATAGGCATTTAATATGACTTGACCCAATTCAATGGAGTCTATATCAAAACCTGCTTTTTTCAGTTCGGTATAGATGGTGGATTTACAACGGTTACAAACCATGTTTTTTATGAGAATCTTTTTTTTCATTTTTACCGTTTTATATACTATCCATTAGTTTTTGAAACCAATCCATAATCACATTAATTTAGTTGTGTTTGTGGGTATAAATTGAATACCAACAAACACAATGCACTAAATCATCACTATGAATTTTATAATTTTCATGTGTCATTTTTATTATTTTCAGAGGTCACATAGGACATCTAAATAATCATGCCCCTGAGTGTTTAAAAATTAATCACGGATGTTTTCAACTAATTTATTTGTTCTTTTACACTACCACATTTCAACATTTTTGACCCGAAATATGGGTTTTTAATGTCTTTAACTTCACTTAACCAATAGGCACCTTTATTGTTGTTTGCCATCGGACAAAAATCTTTGTAAAGCGTTTTTTCAGTCCCAAGCAAAGCTATCATGTCACTTATGTTTGTGCTTAAAGGCTCAAAATGTTCTCTTTGGTTATCAATTGTACCTTTAACAATATGCTCTGTATGCTCTTTGGCACTTTCCAATATTCCCATGTACTCTTTATGGGTTTCTGTAGTTAATTGGGACATGTCAAATGCCGCAAAAGCTTTTAACAATGCCTCTGCTCCATTGGAAGCTTTCTCTTTACTATCATCAACCAACCCGTTTTTAATTTGAATATAAGCTTCTATAATGGGTGTTGTTGCTGGATTTTTTTGATAGTCCTCCGATTCATGATTCATAGATCCATCATCATGATGATTTACATCCGTAACGTGCATATTTTCATCTGTGTCTGTCTTTTTTGTTTCGTTCTTACACGAAAGTGTTGTAAAAGCTATAAAAGCCATTGCTAAAATTCCCATGGTCGTTTTTAAATTTTTCATCGTTTTTGTTTTTAAATTATTAATTATGTTCTATTTATTGATTGTAAAGTTTCAAAGTTGTAAAGGATGATTCTTGGCTCTTGATTCTTGATTCTATTTTCTATTACTCTATTCCATATCCCTAATAATCATTTCCTTGGGTGTACAAAGTCATGGTCGTTTCATGTCGTCCTCTCCCATATCCATGCCTTCATGTCCTGTTACTTCTTTTTCGCCCTCCGGATTCATCATACTTGGTTTACCTGCCAATTGTGAAGCTGCATCTACTGTAAATGTACCATTAACTACAATGTCTTCTCCTTCTGAAAGTCCTTCTTTTATAATATAAGCATCGCCAAGGGAAGCGCCCAATGTGACTTCTCTAAATTTGAAGTTTACCTTATTGGAAACGATACTTTTGATGTAAACAACCGAACGCTCCCCAGTCCACATCACTGCCGATTTTGGAATCACGATGTCTTTGGACGCTGAAGTATTAACATTCCTACTTACAAC
This genomic window from Mariniflexile sp. TRM1-10 contains:
- a CDS encoding helix-turn-helix domain-containing protein, with the translated sequence MKKKILIKNMVCNRCKSTIYTELKKAGFDIDSIELGQVILNAYTSDDDPIVESLLKHHGFEIIKDETDALIEHLKMSLIKKIESNEINNLSTFLSKHFNKSYSALSKLFSKKEGITIEKYLINLKIERVKELIQLGQLNFSEIAYALNYNNSSHLSRQFKTVTGMSMSSYRLLQNWDRKTLDQII
- a CDS encoding DUF3347 domain-containing protein, which produces MKNLKTTMGILAMAFIAFTTLSCKNETKKTDTDENMHVTDVNHHDDGSMNHESEDYQKNPATTPIIEAYIQIKNGLVDDSKEKASNGAEALLKAFAAFDMSQLTTETHKEYMGILESAKEHTEHIVKGTIDNQREHFEPLSTNISDMIALLGTEKTLYKDFCPMANNNKGAYWLSEVKDIKNPYFGSKMLKCGSVKEQIN